Proteins encoded within one genomic window of Brenneria nigrifluens DSM 30175 = ATCC 13028:
- a CDS encoding TetR/AcrR family transcriptional regulator: MIVLTRGELTRVQQTTARSERTIARRDQIIAAARLCFRRSGFHGAGMAEIAARAQLSVGQIYRYFASKDAIIEEIVSRIVNSKLHFLRLEENHLAQMAHMLAQRALPGDEATREDDQALMLEVTAEATRNRRVAAILQEADARLFQRAAVLLQQRHPHLTPPQIAARVELMAVLSEGTAFRMLTSQKAPPDELNQLYQHIFQYTFSDETITDE; the protein is encoded by the coding sequence ATGATCGTTCTCACACGAGGAGAATTAACCAGAGTGCAACAGACCACCGCCAGGAGCGAACGGACCATAGCCCGGCGCGACCAGATTATCGCCGCGGCGCGCCTCTGTTTTCGCCGTTCGGGATTTCACGGCGCGGGGATGGCGGAAATCGCCGCCCGCGCGCAGCTTAGCGTCGGGCAAATATACCGTTACTTCGCCAGCAAAGACGCCATTATTGAAGAAATCGTCAGCCGGATCGTCAACAGTAAACTGCACTTTTTGCGCTTAGAGGAAAATCACCTGGCGCAAATGGCGCACATGCTGGCGCAACGCGCCCTGCCCGGTGATGAAGCCACCCGCGAGGACGACCAGGCGCTGATGCTGGAAGTGACCGCGGAGGCGACCCGGAATCGCCGTGTCGCGGCGATCCTGCAAGAAGCCGACGCCAGACTGTTTCAGCGGGCCGCCGTCCTGTTGCAACAGCGCCATCCGCATCTGACTCCGCCGCAAATCGCCGCGCGCGTCGAGTTAATGGCGGTGTTGTCCGAAGGAACGGCGTTTCGCATGCTCACCAGCCAGAAAGCCCCGCCGGATGAGTTAAACCAGCTCTATCAGCATATTTTTCAATACACCTTTTCTGATGAAACCATCACCGATGAGTAA
- a CDS encoding efflux RND transporter periplasmic adaptor subunit — MQGKRFILFLAVLLSGCERAAEPAQVKAAVEVTVETLQPQSVVLNSVLNGRTVAAMVSDVRPQVDGIIQQRLFTEGGEVQAGQVLYQIDPASYQAAYDEAAAALKNAQAGVRAAKLKAQRYARLVKEEGVSRQDADDAQTSYEESLATVAEKRAALKTAQINLGYTRIKAPISGRIGISSVTPGALVTASQTSALATIRQLDPIYIDLTQSSRERLALRRLRQSERPEVSLKLENGETYASRGRLQLSEVAVDESTGSVTLRATFPNAEHLLLPGMYVHATVDNGIDPAAILAPQQGITRDAKGNASALVVNDQQRVEQRQVVTERAIGNRWLVSEGLNAGDRLIIEGTDKVSVDDTVQAVEVTSSTADAAAAETEVKS; from the coding sequence ATGCAAGGTAAACGCTTTATTTTGTTCCTGGCAGTATTACTTTCCGGCTGTGAACGCGCCGCCGAACCGGCGCAGGTCAAAGCGGCCGTCGAGGTCACCGTCGAAACATTGCAGCCGCAGTCGGTGGTGTTGAACAGCGTATTGAATGGCAGAACCGTCGCCGCCATGGTCTCCGATGTGCGGCCGCAGGTGGACGGCATTATTCAGCAACGCCTGTTCACCGAAGGCGGCGAGGTGCAGGCCGGACAGGTACTGTATCAGATCGATCCGGCCAGCTATCAGGCCGCCTACGACGAGGCGGCGGCGGCATTGAAAAACGCGCAGGCCGGCGTACGGGCGGCAAAGCTGAAAGCGCAGCGCTACGCCCGTCTGGTCAAAGAAGAGGGGGTGTCGCGCCAGGATGCCGACGATGCGCAAACCAGCTATGAAGAGAGCTTGGCTACGGTGGCGGAAAAGCGGGCCGCGCTGAAAACCGCACAAATCAATTTGGGCTACACGCGGATCAAGGCGCCGATTTCCGGTCGTATCGGCATCTCTTCCGTTACCCCCGGCGCGCTGGTGACCGCCAGCCAGACCTCCGCGCTGGCAACCATTCGTCAGCTCGATCCCATCTATATCGATCTCACCCAGTCCAGCCGCGAGCGTCTGGCGCTGCGGCGCTTGCGGCAAAGCGAACGGCCGGAGGTGTCGCTGAAGCTGGAAAACGGCGAAACCTACGCCTCCCGCGGGCGGTTACAGTTGTCCGAGGTGGCGGTGGATGAGTCAACCGGATCGGTCACCCTGCGGGCGACCTTTCCCAACGCCGAGCATCTTTTGCTGCCCGGCATGTATGTTCACGCCACCGTTGACAACGGCATCGATCCGGCGGCAATTCTGGCGCCGCAGCAGGGCATCACCCGGGATGCGAAGGGAAATGCCAGCGCGCTGGTGGTCAATGATCAACAGCGGGTGGAACAGCGTCAGGTGGTGACCGAGCGGGCGATCGGCAATCGCTGGCTGGTATCGGAAGGATTGAACGCCGGCGATCGGCTGATTATCGAAGGCACCGATAAGGTGAGCGTCGATGATACGGTACAAGCCGTAGAAGTCACATCCTCCACCGCGGATGCGGCGGCCGCAGAGACCGAGGTGAAATCCTGA